GGGCGCCGCGCGGCCTGAGGGCTGAGCTCAGGAGCGATGCGGCCGCCGCCGGGTCGGCGCTTTCGACGATGGCCCTCACGACCGCCACCCTGCGGGCCCCGGCCTCCAGTACTCGAGACAGGCTGGCCGGGTCGACCCCGCCGATGACGAAGACCGGCCGGTCGGCGCGGTCGGCGACGAAACCGACCAGGTCGAGCCCAACGGCCGGCCGGCCCGGCTTGGTGGGGGTGGCGAAGACGGGGCCCACTGCGGCGTAGTCGGCGCCGGCGGCCAGCGCGGCAAGGAACTGCGCCTCCGAGTGGGTCGACAGCCCAATGAGGGGCACGGGCCCCAGCTGGCGGCGGGCCTCGGCCGGCGGGAGGTCGTCCTGGCCGAGGTGGACGCCGTCGGCGCCGCAAGCCACGGCCACGTCCACCCGGTCGTTGACCACGAACAGGGCGCCGAACTCGCTGGTGCGGCGGCGGACGATCTCGCAGTAACGAAGGAGGGGCCCGGCCTCCATATGCTTCTCCCGAAGCTGCACCACGTCGACGCCGGCTTCGAGGACCGTGGGCAGCAGCTCGTCGAGGTCCCCGGCTCGCGGGGTCGCCGGGGTCACCAGGTACAGATAGGCGGCGGCCAGCCTGTCGCGAAGCGCCGAAGCATCGCCCGCGGGGTTACGGGGTAGCTTCTCGGGAGGCGGTGCCGGCATCGACCCAGGTTATTCTCTTGGCGAGTCGAGCGGGTCCGCCAAAATGTCGATCCATATAAGGAGGTGAAAGTGTTCGAAAACAAGCAGGTGGTTGTCCTGGGTGAACGCGACGGGGTTTCCGGCGGCGCCATCCAGGCCTGCGTCGAAGCGGTGGGAAGTGCAACGGTGGCGTTTGCCGCCACGGAGTGCTTTGTCTGAACGGCCTCCGGGGCCATGGACCTGCACCACCAGGAGGTAATCCTGGCGCTCTCCAAACAACACGGCCCTGAAAATCTGCTCGTGCTTCTGGGATCCCCAGACGCCGAAAGTGCGCAGATTTCAGCGGAAACCGTGGTGTTGGGAGATCCGACCTACGCAGGCGCCTTGACCGAGGTCCAGTTGGGCCTCGACGTTTACCACATTCTCGAAAAAGAAATTCGCTCCGAGATACCCGAAGACGTGTTCGAGGAGCAGGTCGGCCTGATGGCCGATGTTCTGGACGCGGAAGGGATTACCGAAACCCTGGGAGGCATCCGGGCGCAGAAACCCGCTTAGGGGGTTTGCGCCCGGGTATATCCTGGGTGAGCCAGGCCAACCGTTCCTCCAGGAATCGGATTGAGCCGGGACGGACTCGGAGGGAGCCCTGATGGATCTTCTGAGGATCTACCAGACAGAACCACGAGGGTTTCGTTTGGTGGGCGAGCTCGACCTCTCCTGCCTCGACCAGATGAAACCGGTTGAGGAGGCGGCATCCGCCGGGGGCGACCTCCACCTTGACCTGACGCGCCTGACCTTCGTCGACGGCGCAGGACTTGACCGCCTCACCAGTCTGGCCCGCACTCTCGCACGCTCCTCGAGCAAGCTCGTCGCTTTGAGGCCCCAGCGGGCCATCGAGCGCCTCCTGAAGAGGACGGCTGCGGTCGAGAAGCTCGACAACCTCGTCGTCTCGAGGCTCTCCAAGATGGTCGACGACACATTCGAGGCACCCGACCTCCCCAGGGACCTCTCCCGGGTCATGGTCTCGGACTACACCCCGGAGGGCGCCTGCAGGCTCCTGGCCGAGCTGGCCGTCGCCGAGATCCCGGGAGCCCAGTCCGCCGCAGTCATCGTACGAAACGCCGGACACACCACCTGCGCCGCGTCGAGCGACCAGCTCGGGGACGGCATCGGGGCCCTGGAGGTCCAGCTCGCCGAGGGACCTTCGGTGGACGTCCTTAGGACCGGCAAGAGGCAGGTCAGCTCGTCGCTGGTGACCGAGAAACGGTGGCCCGAGTTCTCCAACCGGGCCCTCTACTCCGGCATCGCATCGGTAATGTCCCAACCCCTGCCGGCCAACGGCTCGACGTTCGGCGCCCTCGCCGTCTTCAGCACCCGGGAGAGCGCGTTCACCGAGAGCAGCTTCGAGCGCGCGGCAAACCTCGCATCCCACGGGGCCGTCGTCATAGCGAACTCCAACCTCTACTGGCAGGCCACCGAGCTCACGGAACAGCTGAAGGAGGCGCTGGAGTCCCGAGCGGTCATCGACCAGGCCAAGGGCGTCCTGATGGCCAGGGAGCACATCTCGCCGGACGAGGCGTTCTCGCTGTTGCTGAAAGCCAGCCAGACGGGCAACGTGAAGGTTCGGGACATCGCGCTTCAAATCGTCGCCAACGCCCAGGGGCTTCGCGCCAAGGGCATTGTTGCGTGAAACAGAACTTTCCCGCCGACACCACCAGCCTGTTCCCGGTCCGCGAGTTCGTGAGGACCAGGGCGCTGGGGATCGACCTCGGCCCGCAGGAGGTCAACGACATCGTGCTGGCCGTGTCCGACGCCTGCGCGTTGTTGCTCCGCCACAGCCTCGACACCAGCATCGTCCTCGGCTGGGAGGCGGGCAACAACGAGATAGTCGTGACGGTCGAGGACCAGGACGTAATCCGGGTGTGGGCCGAGGAGGGCCGGATCAGCCCCGAGGAGACCTTGCTGATCTCGGATCTGGTCGACAGGGTCCACGTCGAGACCGTCAAGGACACGGGGCACACCGTGATCCGGATGTCCAAACGACTGGGAAAGCGGGGCAGGCTGTGACCGACGGGCTTCCCGTAGTCCGGCAGTCAACCGACTTCGTCGCCATGGACCTCGGAGTCCGAGCCGCCAAAGCCATCTGCGACCGCTTCGGCGCCCAGGTGGTCGACTACTCGGCCGAGGGCGCCAAGGGCTCCATCACCCTTCGCATCCCGTCCCGGCGCGAGCGGTTCGCGATGTCGGCGGACCGGTACCAGGCCGCCCTGAGCGGCGCTGCGGAAGTCCGGCAGAGGACGTCGGCCGTCCTGGAAAGGGCCGAGCATCACCGTCGCACCAACCGGGCTCTGCGGAGCTCCCTCGCAGAGCACCGACGGGCACTCAGCGCAGCCAGGGTTGAATCCCGCAGGATCATCGAGGCCCTTCCGGCCCGGACGGCGGAACGTCCGGGGCCCCATTAGCCCTCGACACACTCCCTCGGGATGTCACGGGAAGCTGTCGGTGACGCAGTGAGCCC
This window of the Actinomycetota bacterium genome carries:
- the thiE gene encoding thiamine phosphate synthase, with product MPAPPPEKLPRNPAGDASALRDRLAAAYLYLVTPATPRAGDLDELLPTVLEAGVDVVQLREKHMEAGPLLRYCEIVRRRTSEFGALFVVNDRVDVAVACGADGVHLGQDDLPPAEARRQLGPVPLIGLSTHSEAQFLAALAAGADYAAVGPVFATPTKPGRPAVGLDLVGFVADRADRPVFVIGGVDPASLSRVLEAGARRVAVVRAIVESADPAAAASLLSSALRPRGARNGFSR
- a CDS encoding ATP-binding protein, with amino-acid sequence MKQNFPADTTSLFPVREFVRTRALGIDLGPQEVNDIVLAVSDACALLLRHSLDTSIVLGWEAGNNEIVVTVEDQDVIRVWAEEGRISPEETLLISDLVDRVHVETVKDTGHTVIRMSKRLGKRGRL
- a CDS encoding ANTAR domain-containing protein is translated as MDLLRIYQTEPRGFRLVGELDLSCLDQMKPVEEAASAGGDLHLDLTRLTFVDGAGLDRLTSLARTLARSSSKLVALRPQRAIERLLKRTAAVEKLDNLVVSRLSKMVDDTFEAPDLPRDLSRVMVSDYTPEGACRLLAELAVAEIPGAQSAAVIVRNAGHTTCAASSDQLGDGIGALEVQLAEGPSVDVLRTGKRQVSSSLVTEKRWPEFSNRALYSGIASVMSQPLPANGSTFGALAVFSTRESAFTESSFERAANLASHGAVVIANSNLYWQATELTEQLKEALESRAVIDQAKGVLMAREHISPDEAFSLLLKASQTGNVKVRDIALQIVANAQGLRAKGIVA
- the grdA gene encoding glycine/sarcosine/betaine reductase complex selenoprotein A; its protein translation is MFENKQVVVLGERDGVSGGAIQACVEAVGSATVAFAATECFVUTASGAMDLHHQEVILALSKQHGPENLLVLLGSPDAESAQISAETVVLGDPTYAGALTEVQLGLDVYHILEKEIRSEIPEDVFEEQVGLMADVLDAEGITETLGGIRAQKPA